TCTATTTTGTTCTGCAAATCATTTCTATTTTTACAGACTTACAAGCTCTTCAGTCACCTCAGTAAGATATATGATTTCACCCCACTCCACTTCTtgaaaaagaaattattttatagaagtGTCTGGTGATGTTAGAACGAGatgttatacatttaaaaaatctaaataaaaacgAAGCTCACCTGCTCAGAATCTGTTTGCAGAAGCGATGAAGTCGCTATTCTTCTCTCATCCACTCAGGAACAGATATAAAGTACTTTAcagctatatattatatatacactcaaaataatttcttttaaaaacaagaaattaaaatatacaaccTTTACAACCAAATTATAAGTGTCTTTGTTGACAGAATTAATTTGATCGACTCTTTAAAAATGCTGGCTGGAACTAAATTATTTGTTTCAAAAGTCAGCAAATAactttaatcaaattaattctcAATACACAGATCGGTGGTGTTCACGCCATTGTGTGCTAACCTTAAGCCCAGCCAATCTCTTATTGGAGAAGTCATTCACAAATCCTTCAATGACGTCAGCGGGGTATAAAACGGAGCAGGAGGTTCAGCTCAGCCACAAACGAGTCACTGAATCTGTTGCGCTTGGTCACTCTTTCCAAAGGGAAAAAACTCTAAGAATtcgcgttttttttttgtttttgctactATGAGGGGAAACCTGTGATTTATAAAAGGACTACAAGAACATTTTAGTACTGTTGGCACAAAGTCTCAAACATCTTTTCGCTTGTGATGCCCGCTGGGATGTTTAGTATCGACAGCATCTTGGCAGGGAGACCCAGCTGCAAGGACTCGGTTCTGCTCCATCGGAATGCTCCGGTTGTGTTCTCCAACTTGACGGAATCCTTGTACACAGCAGCTGGCGATTTTAATGGACTGTACTCACACACAGGACCTCCAGCTCCAAACTTACAATCGATGAATGGAACCAGGATAGGCTACAACAACTACTACTATGGACAACTTCATGTCCAGGGGCCGACTGGACCAGCTTGCTGTGGCGCAATACCAACCCTCGGCTCGCAACAGTGTCCGTGTATTCCTACAGGtatgtcttttatttatttctttgtatGGTTTGTATATGTACGTTTGTATATATTGTTTACTGCAGTGGATGTTTCAGAATTCTCTTACTAACTTGCATGGTGGATTTTGCTCCTCTTCCTTTTTGGAGCACATCTTAAAATGAAGGCTCCGATTACAACCAAAATAGGTTTTTATAGTCTGATGTAATTAGTTCTTTTGGAAAAGttattttctaatttattaCAAAAGCAAACCAACACAATTATCCGACGAACCTATAATCTAACACCAAACATTTTAGTCTAAGAAAAAACTAAATAGCATCACAAGAACGCCATACACCACCGAATGTTTCCTGGTGAGAAGAGGACTTTTTGCAGAACTTAGCcgcttttaaaaaatgttttacgtTTTATACAAGTCCGATGCCTttgaaattttatatttatgcagtgtactcaaaaaaaaaaaaaaaaaaaaaaaaaaaaaaaaggaaggaaaaaaaacattgatttgaTCTCATTTTCAGGTTACGACAGCGCCGGTTCAGTGCTTATTTCTCCAGTTCCACATCAGATGATGTCGTACATGAACGTGGGCACCTTGTCCAGAACCGAGCTACAGCTACTCAACCAGTTACACTGTCGGCGCAAGAGACGACACCGAACCATATTCACCGACGAGCAGCTGGAGGCACTGGAGAACCTTTTTCAAGAAACCAAATACCCTGATGTTGGCACACGAGAACAACTGGCACGAAAAGTGCACCTACGTGAAGAAAAAGTTGAGGTGagtgacagtttttttttttttttttttttttttaatcgttaACACTTTAAATGAAAGAGTTCGCGTTACTTTTTATTTAGGCCTACAACATTCACAATATGGCCGAGGTTCCTAATACTAACGCACCGTGTGTAGCCTATATAACcacaatttatataatataaatttaatttagaaTTATTTTGTGGAGCTGCCTATAATTTCACACTATTGCCATCAAAAGTTAGGCCTAACAGGTTTGCATGGACATTGTACAGCGTTCCATAAAAAAGGCCACATAATAGTTAATACAAATGGAATTTTAGGAAGACaaatacactgttaaaaaacattaagcccactaaaattttaattttttcttttttaaaacgttttttttttaaaaagttgactAATATCTAGTAGAAATCAGAGCAATTGTGACAAGTTCtataaataggctatatataaaaatactcgGAACAACTTTTTAGTAACCACAAAAgttacatttgaatttggaatGCGCTTAGTGTTCGCTTGAGGAGGTAACCAGTGAAAATCATTGTCAACCACTGtaatttattgctttattgcaatAGTAGGTGACGGTGCCAATGGCGCCAAAGTACAATTTGGGTTGCGCGAGACGAACCTCAACAGAAAATTGCTGACAGAAATTCCTCGACCACTGTCAGTGAATAATTCGTCCACTGCATAAAACCAACTCGACCTTTCATGTGACATATGTATAATATTTGTTTCTCCATATCCTTGAAATTAAGCATTTTACCCTTGTTTTCGCTTAGGTTTGGTTCAAAAACAGACGAGCAAAATGGAGAAGACAGAAAAGGTCTTCGTCAGAGGAGTCAGAAAACTCACAGAAATGGAACAAATCCATGAAAACAGCCACAGAGAAAATCGAGGAAGGCAAAAGTGACGTGGATTCTGACAGCTGATAAATAGAAAATGAAACCGGAAAATCTTGCACAAATACGATTCGGACTTTATGTACATATTGTAAAGTACCATGTGAGTAGGAGTAAAAATGTGTTGTCATGCTGTTGCACAGATGTATAGTAAATGTTATCTTTAACGATGatattgttatttatattaatttaaatttacacAGACAAAATAACGTGGATTCTGGCCATATAATATTACCTGATATATACTGAAAAGTTTTTAAAGTCTTGTCGTACATAtaccaaaataaaatgttctggAATGGGCTGTAACTGACATGTACGATGGCAGGACGATAAAGTTTGACATTGATTAAATCAACGTTTAATGgcgcctaaaaaaaaaaaaagaacataagcaattattaaagtaatatctcaaaaaaagtttgatttttcgtatttatttaaaatgttgcaaGTATTCTCTGAGAGCATTTTAATTCGCCGAGTCCTCTTAGGATTTGCTGATTAACAGCATTTGTT
This window of the Ctenopharyngodon idella isolate HZGC_01 chromosome 17, HZGC01, whole genome shotgun sequence genome carries:
- the gsc gene encoding homeobox protein goosecoid, giving the protein MPAGMFSIDSILAGRPSCKDSVLLHRNAPVVFSNLTESLYTAAGDFNGLYSHTGPPAPNLQSMNGTRIGYNNYYYGQLHVQGPTGPACCGAIPTLGSQQCPCIPTGYDSAGSVLISPVPHQMMSYMNVGTLSRTELQLLNQLHCRRKRRHRTIFTDEQLEALENLFQETKYPDVGTREQLARKVHLREEKVEVWFKNRRAKWRRQKRSSSEESENSQKWNKSMKTATEKIEEGKSDVDSDS